From Oncorhynchus masou masou isolate Uvic2021 chromosome 7, UVic_Omas_1.1, whole genome shotgun sequence, one genomic window encodes:
- the LOC135543201 gene encoding zinc finger protein 135-like isoform X2: MTCISHQLTGSFDIHTGYHVETFSTPREQQQENQRAKRSHHCPHCEEIFPFLSKLKIHLKIHTGEKPYSCSDCGASFSHLGTLKTHQRIHTGEKPYSCSDCGKCFTTSTDLKVHQRTHTGEKPYSCSDCGKCFTTSTYLKVHQRTHTGEKPYSCSDCGKKFKTSKELKVHQRTHTGVKPFFCSDCGASFSHLGTLKTHQRIHTGEKPYVCSDCGTSFSQLSHLKSHERKHTGEKPYICSDCGKCFKTSTELKVHQRTHTGEKPYYCSDCGTSFSKFSHLKTHERIHTGEKPYVCSDCGASFSHLGTLKTHQLIHTGEKPYVCSDCGKCFTTSTHLKVHQRTHTGEKPYYCSDCGTSFSQLSHLKSHERIHTGEKPYFCSDCGKCFKISNELKVHQKTHT, translated from the coding sequence atgacatgtatatcacaccaactgactggttcttttgATATTCACACAGGATACCACGTTGAGACATTCTCTACACCCAGAGAGCAACAGCAGGAAAATCAGAGAGCTAAGAGGTCTCATCACTGCCCACATTGTGAAGAGATTTTCCCATTTCTATCAAAGCTAAAAATACACCTAAAAATACACaccggagagaagccttactcctgctctgattgTGGGGCGAGTTTCTCTCATCTGGGCaccttaaaaacacaccaacgtatacacacaggagagaagccttactcctgctctgactgtggaaaatgcttcacaacatcaactgatctaaaagttcatcagagaacacacactggagagaagccttactcctgctctgactgtggaaaatgcttcacAACGTCAACTTatctaaaagttcatcagagaacacacactggagagaagccttattcctgctctgactgtggaaaaaaATTTAAAACATCAAAAGAGCTAAAggttcaccagagaacacacacaggagtgaagcctttcttctgctctgactgtggggcgaGTTTCTCTCATCTGGGCaccttaaaaacacaccaacgtatacacacaggagagaagccttacgtctGCTCGGACTGTGGAACTAGTTTCTCTCAACTTTCCCACTTGAAATCACATGAACgtaaacacacaggagagaagccttacatctgctctgactgtggaaaatgcttcaaaacatcaactgaGCTAAAAGTTCACCAGCGAACACACACGGGAGAAAAGCCGTactactgctctgactgtggaactagtttctctaaattttcccacttaaaaacacatgaacgtatacatacaggagagaagccttacgtctgctctgactgtggggcgaGTTTCTCTCATCTGGGCaccttaaaaacacaccaacttatacacacaggagagaagccttacgtctgctctgactgtggaaaatgcttcacaacatcaactcatctaaaagttcatcagagaacacacacaggagagaagccatattactgctctgactgtggaactaGTTTCTCTCAACTTTCCCACTTAAaatcacatgaacgtatacacacaggagagaagccctatttctgctctgactgtggaaaatgttttaaaatatcaaatgagctaaaagttcatcagaaaacacacacataa
- the LOC135543201 gene encoding zinc finger protein OZF-like isoform X1, with protein MASVKLEDCSQTLELNVNIKDKEEEEKIRTTVSHGYHVETFSTPREQQQENQRAKRSHHCPHCEEIFPFLSKLKIHLKIHTGEKPYSCSDCGASFSHLGTLKTHQRIHTGEKPYSCSDCGKCFTTSTDLKVHQRTHTGEKPYSCSDCGKCFTTSTYLKVHQRTHTGEKPYSCSDCGKKFKTSKELKVHQRTHTGVKPFFCSDCGASFSHLGTLKTHQRIHTGEKPYVCSDCGTSFSQLSHLKSHERKHTGEKPYICSDCGKCFKTSTELKVHQRTHTGEKPYYCSDCGTSFSKFSHLKTHERIHTGEKPYVCSDCGASFSHLGTLKTHQLIHTGEKPYVCSDCGKCFTTSTHLKVHQRTHTGEKPYYCSDCGTSFSQLSHLKSHERIHTGEKPYFCSDCGKCFKISNELKVHQKTHT; from the exons atggcatcagtgaagctggaagactgcagtcaaacactggagctgaatgtcaacattaaagataaagaagaggaggagaagattagGACAACTGTTAGTCATG GATACCACGTTGAGACATTCTCTACACCCAGAGAGCAACAGCAGGAAAATCAGAGAGCTAAGAGGTCTCATCACTGCCCACATTGTGAAGAGATTTTCCCATTTCTATCAAAGCTAAAAATACACCTAAAAATACACaccggagagaagccttactcctgctctgattgTGGGGCGAGTTTCTCTCATCTGGGCaccttaaaaacacaccaacgtatacacacaggagagaagccttactcctgctctgactgtggaaaatgcttcacaacatcaactgatctaaaagttcatcagagaacacacactggagagaagccttactcctgctctgactgtggaaaatgcttcacAACGTCAACTTatctaaaagttcatcagagaacacacactggagagaagccttattcctgctctgactgtggaaaaaaATTTAAAACATCAAAAGAGCTAAAggttcaccagagaacacacacaggagtgaagcctttcttctgctctgactgtggggcgaGTTTCTCTCATCTGGGCaccttaaaaacacaccaacgtatacacacaggagagaagccttacgtctGCTCGGACTGTGGAACTAGTTTCTCTCAACTTTCCCACTTGAAATCACATGAACgtaaacacacaggagagaagccttacatctgctctgactgtggaaaatgcttcaaaacatcaactgaGCTAAAAGTTCACCAGCGAACACACACGGGAGAAAAGCCGTactactgctctgactgtggaactagtttctctaaattttcccacttaaaaacacatgaacgtatacatacaggagagaagccttacgtctgctctgactgtggggcgaGTTTCTCTCATCTGGGCaccttaaaaacacaccaacttatacacacaggagagaagccttacgtctgctctgactgtggaaaatgcttcacaacatcaactcatctaaaagttcatcagagaacacacacaggagagaagccatattactgctctgactgtggaactaGTTTCTCTCAACTTTCCCACTTAAaatcacatgaacgtatacacacaggagagaagccctatttctgctctgactgtggaaaatgttttaaaatatcaaatgagctaaaagttcatcagaaaacacacacataa